One Setaria viridis chromosome 5, Setaria_viridis_v4.0, whole genome shotgun sequence genomic region harbors:
- the LOC140222692 gene encoding small polypeptide DEVIL 4-like — MKLVGGQRRQRGFGKALKEQRARLYIIQRCVVMLLRWHD, encoded by the coding sequence ATGAAGCTTGTTGGAGGCCAGAGGAGGCAGAGGGGGTTCGGCAAGGCCCTCAAGGAGCAGAGGGCCAGGCTCTACATCATCCAGCGCTGCGTCGTCATGCTCCTGCGCTGGCACGACTGA
- the LOC140222693 gene encoding small polypeptide DEVIL 4-like: protein MKLRSQRRGGITKSLKEQRSRLYIISRCVVMLIRWHD from the coding sequence ATGAAGCTTAGGAGCCAACGGAGAGGAGGAATCACCAAGTCTCTGAAGGAGCAGAGATCAAGGCTTTATATCATCTCGCGATGCGTAGTTATGCTGATCCGTTGGCATGATTGA
- the LOC140222965 gene encoding small polypeptide DEVIL 4-like produces MKLVGSGSKRRGGLGRALKEHKARLYIIRRCVVMLLRWDD; encoded by the coding sequence ATGAAGCTTGTTGGGAGCGGCAGCAAGAGGAGAGGAGGGCTGGGCAGGGCTCTCAAGGAGCACAAGGCCAGGCTCTACATCATCCGCCGATGCGTCGTCATGCTCCTCCGCTGGGATGACTAG
- the LOC117858536 gene encoding protein FLUORESCENT IN BLUE LIGHT, chloroplastic isoform X1 — translation MALPLRPAAPAPPPWRCSGVRSSPCSSLLPTASKQMFPVPLPVDRVARFSLSAKRSASRLVQSLTDSTDSRSDGIHAANEHGHDLKRSISDLQEVVCSYFGKACLVSSCIIYILPPACLAEPCEQEYSLPNMPLLFAIAMVGATVGGLLARQRRGELARLNDQLRQINAALRRQAKIESYAPALSYAPVGSKIPESEVIVDPQKERLIAYLRTGKNYLRNQAPDKAFPEFKAALDLAQSLGDHVEEKKAARGLGASLQRQGKYKEAIKYHSMVLNISKMTGEDAGVTEAYGAIADCYTELGELEKAGKFYDKYISRLEND, via the exons ATGGCGCTTCCTTTGCGCCCCgccgctccggcgccgccgccttggcGATGCTCCGGCGTGAGATCCTCGCCGTGCTCATCCCTCCTGCCAACGGCCTCCA AGCAAATGTTTCCTGTGCCATTACCAGTTGACCGGGTTGCAAGATTTTCCTTATCTGCGAAGCGTTCTGCATCTCGGCTTGTCCAGTCACTGACTGATAGCACCGATTCTAGGAGTGATGGCATCCATGCAGCTAATGAACATGGGCATGATCTCAAGAGGTCCATATCTGATCTTCAG GAAGTTGTATGTTCCTATTTTGGGAAAGCATGTCTTGTCAGTAGTTGTATCATATATATTCTGCCACCTGCTTGTTTAGCAGAACCATGTGAGCAAGAGTACTCCCTCCCTAACATGCCTTTGCTATTTGCAATAGCCATGGTCGGTGCTACTGTTGGAG GGCTCCTTGCAAGACAGAGGAGAGGGGAGCTTGCACGGCTGAATGATCAGTTACGACAGATAAATGCTGCACTGAGAAGACAAGCCAAGATTGAATCTTACGCTCCTGCTTTGAGCTATGCCCCAGTTGGTAGCAAGATACCAGAATCGGAAGTTATTGTTGATCCTCAGAAAGAGCGTCTGATTGCATATCTGAGGACTGGGAAGAACTACCTGAGAAACCAAGCTCCTGACAAGGCGTTTCCTGAGTTCAAGGCAGCTCTTGATCTTGCACAATCTTTAGGTGACCATGTTGAAGAGAAGAAGGCAGCACGAGGATTAG GAGCATCGTTGCAGAGACAAGGCAAGTACAAGGAAGCCATAAAGTATCACTCCATGGTGCTAAACATCTCTAAGATGACCGGAGAGGATGCAGGTGTCACTGAAGCATATGGAGCAATAGCAGACTGCTACACCGAGCTTGGTGAGCTCGAGAAGGCTGGCAAGTTCTACGACAAGTACATCTCAAGATTGGAGAATGACTGA
- the LOC117858536 gene encoding protein FLUORESCENT IN BLUE LIGHT, chloroplastic isoform X2, whose protein sequence is MMEVVCSYFGKACLVSSCIIYILPPACLAEPCEQEYSLPNMPLLFAIAMVGATVGGLLARQRRGELARLNDQLRQINAALRRQAKIESYAPALSYAPVGSKIPESEVIVDPQKERLIAYLRTGKNYLRNQAPDKAFPEFKAALDLAQSLGDHVEEKKAARGLGASLQRQGKYKEAIKYHSMVLNISKMTGEDAGVTEAYGAIADCYTELGELEKAGKFYDKYISRLEND, encoded by the exons ATGATG GAAGTTGTATGTTCCTATTTTGGGAAAGCATGTCTTGTCAGTAGTTGTATCATATATATTCTGCCACCTGCTTGTTTAGCAGAACCATGTGAGCAAGAGTACTCCCTCCCTAACATGCCTTTGCTATTTGCAATAGCCATGGTCGGTGCTACTGTTGGAG GGCTCCTTGCAAGACAGAGGAGAGGGGAGCTTGCACGGCTGAATGATCAGTTACGACAGATAAATGCTGCACTGAGAAGACAAGCCAAGATTGAATCTTACGCTCCTGCTTTGAGCTATGCCCCAGTTGGTAGCAAGATACCAGAATCGGAAGTTATTGTTGATCCTCAGAAAGAGCGTCTGATTGCATATCTGAGGACTGGGAAGAACTACCTGAGAAACCAAGCTCCTGACAAGGCGTTTCCTGAGTTCAAGGCAGCTCTTGATCTTGCACAATCTTTAGGTGACCATGTTGAAGAGAAGAAGGCAGCACGAGGATTAG GAGCATCGTTGCAGAGACAAGGCAAGTACAAGGAAGCCATAAAGTATCACTCCATGGTGCTAAACATCTCTAAGATGACCGGAGAGGATGCAGGTGTCACTGAAGCATATGGAGCAATAGCAGACTGCTACACCGAGCTTGGTGAGCTCGAGAAGGCTGGCAAGTTCTACGACAAGTACATCTCAAGATTGGAGAATGACTGA